The Triticum dicoccoides isolate Atlit2015 ecotype Zavitan chromosome 6A, WEW_v2.0, whole genome shotgun sequence genome has a window encoding:
- the LOC119318860 gene encoding expansin-B2-like — protein sequence MAGVSTNDIAIVLVALLSVLVTSVCSAPKYDTSAARSYNSGWLPAKATWYGAPTGAGPNDNGGACGFKNVNQYPFSSMTSCGNEPLFDGGAGCGSCYEIRCVAANNPSCSGQPRRVVITDMNYYPVARYHFDLSGTAFGAMAKNGLNDKLRHAGIIDMQFRRVRCNFPGMKVTFHVQRGSNPNYLVVLVEYANVDGTVVRMELMQTRNGRPTGSWEPMRRSWGSIWRMDTSRPLQGPFSMRITSDSGKTLVANNVIPAYWRPDKAYWSNVQFY from the exons ATGGCTGGCGTCTCCACCAACGACATTGCCATTGTGCTTGTGGCACTTCTCTCCGTGCTCGTCACGTCCGTCTGTTCTGCGcccaagtacgacacctccgccgcTAGATCCTACAACTCCGGCTGGCTCCCCGCGAAGGCCACCTGGTACGGAGCGCCCACCGGCGCCGGCCCCAACGACAACG GCGGTGCTTGCGGCTTCAAGAACGTAAACCAGTACCCCTTCTCCTCCATGACGTCCTGCGGCAACGAGCCTCTGTTCGATGGCGGCGCAGGCTGCGGCAGTTGCTACGAG ATCCGATGCGTTGCCGCCAACAACCCTTCCTGCTCCGGCCAGCCGAGGAGGGTGGTCATCACCGACATGAACTACTACCCCGTGGCCAGGTACCACTTCGACCTCAGCGGCACGGCGTTCGGGGCCATGGCCAAGAACGGCCTCAACGACAAGCTCCGCCACGCCGGCATCATCGACATGCAGTTCAGGAGGGTGCGATGCAACTTCCCGGGCATGAAGGTCACCTTCCACGTCCAGCGTGGCTCCAACCCCAACTACCTCGTGGTGCTCGTGGAGTACGCCAACGTCGATGGCACTGTGGTCCGCATGGAGCTGATGCAGACCAGGAACGGCCGCCCCACGGGGTCCTGGGAGCCGATGCGCCGCTCCTGGGGATCCATCTGGCGGATGGACACCAGCCGCCCGTTGCAGGGGCCCTTCTCCATGCGCATCACCAGCGACTCCGGGAAGACATTGGTGGCCAACAATGTCATCCCGGCCTACTGGCGGCCGGACAAAGCCTACTGGTCCAACGTCCAGTTCTATTGA